From the Myxococcus stipitatus genome, the window GCGGGTGCGCAGCGCCGCCTTCTCCGTCGCGCCGAGGGCAGCGACCTTGTCGAGCCTGACAGCGAACGTCTTTTCGTCGTCGGTCCAGGCTCGCTTAGCGCTCTTCTGCGCGTCCCCCTCCCCTTCCTGTGCGGAATCGCCAGCGGGTTTTCTCCTCCCGCGACCGCCATTCTCAGCGAACTCCTTCCTGACGTCTTCCAACTTCCTAACGCCCCATTTGCGGGAGAGGGCCTCATCGAGCACTCCGGCGAATCGGTCCTCGGCGGCCTGTCGATGCTTCTTCTGCTGAGGCGCATCCAGGCCCTTCGTCATCAGGGCATAGAGCTTCGCCAGCTCAAGCGCGACGCTCATGTCTTCGATGGTACGACGCTCCTTCACGACCTCCGCCTCCTCGCCCTCCCCCCTCATTGCCTTCTTCCCGTCTTCGTCGCGCTTGGTGACAAGGACGCCTTCCGTCATTGCCTTTCGGATTACAGACGGGATTGCGGCGAGCTGGATTCTTCGGCGAACGTACTGGATGTCTTTCGCCATTCGCGTTGCCAACTGCTCTGCGGTATATCCTGCCCCGTCCTGTTCAACTGGCGCGACAGCCTTTGCAATCTGGTCCGCCTCGTCAAGCGCGCGAAGATTCTCACGCATGACATTCTCGATGAGGCCGTCGACGATGAGCGCACCCCGGTCCTTTGCCTCTGCTTGAACGACTGCCGGAATGGCTGCGTACTTCGCGACAGCATCCTTGTCGCCTGGGAGTGCGGCCCAGCGCTTCGCGTGCTCACTGCCAACGGCCTCCCCGAACATTCGGATGGCGCGTGCTGCGAATTGCGCTGCCTTCTCGGCATCGCGCGTAGCTTCCCGAATCATCTTCCAGCTTCGGGTCCTCCGCTCGCCGGCAACGATATAGAACTTGCCGGTCGGCCGGCCAAGCTCTGCCGTCTCCGGACAGACGTTGATTGGCTGAAGCAGGCCGCTCGCAAGAAACGAACAGGCCTGCTCGAACAGCTTGTCGTCATCAAAGAACTTTCGAGCCTGCTCCGGGCTCGCGACGAGGTCGTCGAGACTGATGAGGCGAAGGTTCATCCCGCCGCTGGCCACAGTCGAATTCGCATCATCGAGCGTCAGTGGCCCGCCCTCGAGTCGCTTGCTCACGATGGCTTTCATCTGATTCGTTTTCTCACCCACGGCTGATAATCTCCTCCACGAGCGAACGATACTCTTCCGCTCCGCGGTTGTTGGGATTTGCCAGAAGAATGGGTCGCCCGACTCCAAAGGCATTTGCGACGGCCCGCGACTGGTGAATCATTGTGTCGAACATCTTTGCTCCAAACAGCTCTTTCATCTGCGACAGCAATTCCTTGGGGGTTGTGTCGCGCTCAACGAAGAAGGTCGGCAGCACGCCAAGGATGCTCAGTCGTGGCTGTAGCGTCGTCTTGAGTCCCTTCACGTAGTCGTGGAGCTTGAGAGTCTGCGGCACGGACCCGAGGTCCATTTTCACCGGAATCAAGATCTCCGGCGCTGCGATTACGACGTTCGCCATGATCGCCCCGAGGTGTGGGGGTGAGTCGACGAGAATGTAGTCGTAGTCATTCGGGATTCGCGAGAGCGACTCCGCGAGGCGCTTGTTGCCGGATGTTCCTGCTACGTAAAGCTCAGCCTCGAGAAAGGAAATCCTGTTCGTCGCCGGAAGGAAGTCGAGTCCCGGCAACATGCAGTTCTTGATTGGTGCGAACGTAGCACCCGACATGAAGTCGGCCGTCGTGTAGAGGCCGGTGTCGAGCTCTGCTTCCTCGGCCAAGCCGAGAGCCACGGTGGCACCCCCTGATGCATCCGCGTCGATGAGGAGAACCCTTGCGCCCTTCATCGCCAAGCCCACTGCCACGTTGCTGGCCGACGTCGACTTCGCTACCCCGCCTCGGTTGTTGACGAAACTGATCTGCCGCGTCCTCTTCGCCACATGAGCCCCTTCCCCTCGAGAGCACGCATTCGCTGGGCGTGTCCGCACTGGGGTGCTTCCGTGGCTTATACGAGCGGCCGACTCTAGGGGTCAAGCGCGGTTGCGTTAACACGCAACAACGTCGCTGACGAACGTGGGTCGGCATCGGCAGAAGAAGCGAGTGCGCCAAGCAAGTCCGCACAGGCTGCCTCACGTGCCGTTCCACGCGTCGAGGCTTCGACCGGGTCGGCACGGCACGGCGAGCGAGCATGCTCGCAAACAGGCCGTGCCGGAGGGCATCCGGGAGGGAGAGCGACTAACGGCGAAGCAGGAGCGAAATCGCCGCAACGCGCTTCGCGCGCTCGTCGAGGTCGTCAGCAGCTCGGCTGTTTCCCTCGGCAGTCGCCTGGAGCGACTTGGAGAGCCGTGCGACGACATCGTCGAGGCGGAAGGCTTGGACGGCCTCTCGTGGCGCGGTGTCGTGGAGAGAAGCTGTCCACGTGCCGGGCATGCTTGGGTCGTCGGGCTGCCAGCTGCCCGCGTACTCGACGGCGACGAGCTCGCCGTCGGTGAGGCAGTAGAGGGCTTTGCCGAGGTAGGTGCCCGCGGCAGCTCTGCGAGGAGTGGCGTCGCCTGCCAGAAGGCAGCAACTGCGACTCTCGAAGGTGTTGGCTGAGGACACCTGGAGCCGTCCGCTGATGGCGGTGAGGGCAGGGCCCGCGAGCTCCTGGAGGAGAGTAGCGAGGAGGGCGGCTTCGGCCTGCTTCGCCTCGGTGTAGGCCGCCTGCTTCCGCGAGGCGGCGGCCGTGACGAGCTTCGCGACGCGCGAGACGGCGTCGCGCACTTCATCCGTTGAGGGGTGCGTCATGGTGTCTCCTTCTTTCCCTTCTCCTCGAGGAGGTCGTTCACGAGATTCGAAAGAAAGTCATGGGCCGTCTGGCCCGTCGCCTTGACGAGCTTCTCGAACGCGTTGAGCTTCGTCTTGGTCTCGAAGGAGATTCCATATTTCTGGAGGCGCGGGCGGGCGCCTGGCTCGCGCTTCCGGTGGGGCTTGAGGGGCTTGAGCTCCTGCCCCTTGAGCTCCTGGCGACGATGACTTCCGCAGAGGTCTCCTGAGACAGCGGGCATGTCGCAGCGGCGGGCCGGGTGGCGTCCCGGCCCGGCGCACTGAATTGGATTGTCCGTCATATGAGACGGAATCCTACGCGCCGGACTCCTTAATTGCAAGTTTTACCACGCAATCACGGAGAGCGGCGATGCGATTGCCGACACCAACGACGCGGTCAATCGGCGAGCGAATGGTCCACCTTGGCAGGAGGTGCCAATCGAGCTGGTAGTCCTCGCCTCCGAGGAAGAGGCATTCGACGGCGTGGGAGTGGAAGCGGTGGCGGAGGAGTGTTGTGCAACGTGTCCTCCAAGCAACCCGCTCTGGCTTGCGCATGTCCGCGAAGGAGTAGTCGTAGGGCTCGAGCACCTGGTGCGGCTCGACGATGTGATGGCGAGCGGAGAGAATGACGAGCTCGTCGGCGAAGGCGGCGGCGACGTCGAATGCGGCGCGAAAGAATGGGCCCGTGTAGAGGGTGTGTGCTCGAGAGGCCCTGGTGCGCTTGGACTTGGAGCAGGAAAGGAGCGCGAGGCGAACGGGGCGACCGAGCCGCGAGAGGCGGGCTGCGCGCGCCGTGCTCGCGGAAGGGAGCTCGAGGCTTCCATCCGAGAGGATGGTGTCGGAAACCTGGGCAGGGGCCCGGCAGCGGAAGCAGCGCGTGGGGCGCGCTGGCGAACAGCAGGGGAGGGACGACATGGCGGAAGAGGCGGGGAGCCACGAGGGCTCCCCGCGGAGTGGACTCAGGCCGCGAGGTCGGCGAGCTGCTCGGCGGTGTCGGCCGGCATCAGCGCCGCGAGAATCGTCCGGGCTGCCTTGGTGATGCGGTCCCCTGTGCGCTCGACGGCCTTGACGGGGTCGTCGGCGTGGGAGGCCCATCCAGCGACGTAGGGGAAACTATAGCTCCCGGTGTCGAGGTTGAGGGCATGGCAGACGAGGAAGGCGGTTGACTCTGCTTCAACCTCGCACTCAGCCCGTGCGTGGTGGTCGCCGGCGCCGTGCAAGAGCGCATGGGCGAGTTCGTGCACGAGGGTGCGGAAGATGGCCGGCCGAGCCCGCGGAGAGGACGGAGAGCCCGTCAGGACAACGATTTCGCGAGAGCTGGGCATGTACCAGCCATTCGCGGACTCCCCAGGCAGCGTCTCCCGGATGGTTATGGCGGCGACAGGAGCTCCGGGAAGAGCGAGTGCGATGGAGCGAAGCGTCTCCACGGCTTGGGGGAATGCTTCGTCGCCGCTGACGTCGGGGGCAGGGGGGATTGCGAGCTCGAGCCCGTCGGTCTGCGACAGGGCGAAGACAGCGAGGGCGCGAAAGCCGGTGATGCGGGGGGCGTCCCCGGTGTCGTCGCTGGTCTCTTCCTCGGCCGAGGAGGAACGACGAGCGAAGGAAGGCTGTCGGATGAGCAGGGCCTTCTCGCCCCTCTTGACGCTCCTGCCGAGCTCCTTCCAGCCCTGGAAGGTTGCGGCGTAAGAGCATCCCGGATTCTGCCGGAGAAGCAGGACCTGGTTGCTGAAGGAATAGCGGGAGATGGAGAGCGGGCCGAAGTGGGCCAGTTGCCGGAGCAGGTTCGCCCAGTCCTCGCCAGTGACGAGGGCCTTGATGCCCTCGGTGAGCGCCGCGCGGGCCGCGTCCAGTTTCGACTCGCGCTCAGCAGCCCAGGCTTCACGGTCAAACGTCTTCGAGTGCTTCTTCATGTTGTCGGGTCGTTGCCAGCTCAGCGCTGGCGGTGTCCGTCGGAGTCAGCCCCCTGCGGAGTCGGTGCCATTGGCACCGGCGGAGTAGGTTTTACGCCGACCAACGCTCACTTGCAAGCCTAAAGATGCAAATTCACTCAAAGAAGCACAGCGTTTCGGACGGGCTTTGCAGTCGCGGGGAGTGGCCAGAAGGGCACTCCTCCGGAGGAGGAGTGGACGGTGGCTCGAGGCCGGACCGTGCTCGACGCGGTCAAGGGCGCTCGCAGAGCGCCGCGGAGCGGGCCGGAGGCCCCTTGACGGTGGCGAGCCGTGTCTGGCCCGTCGTGCGTCGTCGTGGGGCTTCTAACGGGGTCTGGGGGACGTCTCCCCCAGTGGTGGGCGCGGGAGGCGAGCCTCCCGCATTGCAGGAGAGGAGGCGCCCAGGGCCACTGGACGGTGACTGGTGGAGCAGCACGTGGTGCTGCGCGAGGAGTGCTGGCGTGCCGATGGACACGCCCGACACGAGGAAGCGGCCTTGCCAGGGTGGCGAGCTGCTCGAGCTCGCGGGCGACCTACGCTTCGCGAGGGAAGCCCGGCACCGCCCTGGCACAGGCCCCACCCGGACACCGCCTCTGGC encodes:
- a CDS encoding ParB/RepB/Spo0J family partition protein, which encodes MGEKTNQMKAIVSKRLEGGPLTLDDANSTVASGGMNLRLISLDDLVASPEQARKFFDDDKLFEQACSFLASGLLQPINVCPETAELGRPTGKFYIVAGERRTRSWKMIREATRDAEKAAQFAARAIRMFGEAVGSEHAKRWAALPGDKDAVAKYAAIPAVVQAEAKDRGALIVDGLIENVMRENLRALDEADQIAKAVAPVEQDGAGYTAEQLATRMAKDIQYVRRRIQLAAIPSVIRKAMTEGVLVTKRDEDGKKAMRGEGEEAEVVKERRTIEDMSVALELAKLYALMTKGLDAPQQKKHRQAAEDRFAGVLDEALSRKWGVRKLEDVRKEFAENGGRGRRKPAGDSAQEGEGDAQKSAKRAWTDDEKTFAVRLDKVAALGATEKAALRTRLEELLRLLG
- a CDS encoding ArdC-like ssDNA-binding domain-containing protein translates to MKKHSKTFDREAWAAERESKLDAARAALTEGIKALVTGEDWANLLRQLAHFGPLSISRYSFSNQVLLLRQNPGCSYAATFQGWKELGRSVKRGEKALLIRQPSFARRSSSAEEETSDDTGDAPRITGFRALAVFALSQTDGLELAIPPAPDVSGDEAFPQAVETLRSIALALPGAPVAAITIRETLPGESANGWYMPSSREIVVLTGSPSSPRARPAIFRTLVHELAHALLHGAGDHHARAECEVEAESTAFLVCHALNLDTGSYSFPYVAGWASHADDPVKAVERTGDRITKAARTILAALMPADTAEQLADLAA
- a CDS encoding DUF6884 domain-containing protein: MSSLPCCSPARPTRCFRCRAPAQVSDTILSDGSLELPSASTARAARLSRLGRPVRLALLSCSKSKRTRASRAHTLYTGPFFRAAFDVAAAFADELVILSARHHIVEPHQVLEPYDYSFADMRKPERVAWRTRCTTLLRHRFHSHAVECLFLGGEDYQLDWHLLPRWTIRSPIDRVVGVGNRIAALRDCVVKLAIKESGA
- a CDS encoding ParA family protein: MAKRTRQISFVNNRGGVAKSTSASNVAVGLAMKGARVLLIDADASGGATVALGLAEEAELDTGLYTTADFMSGATFAPIKNCMLPGLDFLPATNRISFLEAELYVAGTSGNKRLAESLSRIPNDYDYILVDSPPHLGAIMANVVIAAPEILIPVKMDLGSVPQTLKLHDYVKGLKTTLQPRLSILGVLPTFFVERDTTPKELLSQMKELFGAKMFDTMIHQSRAVANAFGVGRPILLANPNNRGAEEYRSLVEEIISRG